One region of Spiroplasma culicicola AES-1 genomic DNA includes:
- a CDS encoding AAA domain-containing protein — MGKIIENDGTKELFFDFSYIQNVMFKDNLNQLDLIIEKLGIEGINSYQEFQNFLRNSRIKQAFICLVDDKTRNIGKKDNNSIYDAIIRLELNSTSQFKLPKETYLGFFVNINPRTPYLTITSIFETRLKPIVQEFESTIKESGIQIIKYQGQIQPDEILRRNVLNSSNIGDIGKLVSTFEEEKNKWLSYLDFSTELLNIQRKNSLPYLGCEIVEAIKVDKKVLDKSLLEKSYENFKTKTYVYFPINLEAQLKSKNIDYDLVNVVGLDILVDDIQKLERIKKISELALVPFRMNKALPPIYSLQKDIEEIFNFEFEKVQDTSSIVNLNLMLGVQNNSTSLLNYWQEKREIIFGGQKDFESIQKDFSKELNEWSIVRLNYEIEQTIELDLFKVKNNIDYLSSGYLAFVGIGEDVLIDRSRQVLKRIAEGNTKNPYLVNYLFNTKLVQLSETTNENQISDEDFNFSLNLEQKEAVKKALNSKDMFILQGPPGTGKTQVICEIIYQLAKLNRKVLISSQNHEAIKNVVDRLPFEPNINRIRLTNQLNTKSRSANNFSPERTTYNYYKSIAKSMFDDMAVGEQTINEFKIIESKLEGLINSSKGFHQSNTQMRDVQTQIDDLNNKISELKNNEINTIQIKNDLKDELLYIDNLIEVLNTFDFNVSINISKRIKAAYETEIKFDFDQFILNNIDQNIDEDNIFEKLKKACQLIILNDEIFIDIQKSKKQALEFRRQAEFELADSEEQKAIGFEKILYRNPVVVNLIEILNRFKKVLENLKVDIDYELNKLKTNENDELQISALEIQKNELQVTRQKLAAMAGDSNKELRELIKFVNNKFKMNLGITDVDLEQQVKIELDKYKSKLEISKQKNTEFKSFYENVSSYLKTSYGITNNWEQEIATKDFSNQMIQETKKYTNSIINNLVNVYAMTLTSTNLFRFNKDEYAKKMGLEEINLRSMDVDVVIIDEASKATLLEILMPLVYGKTLILVGDYRQLPPILKLQPSDVELVNEMTGQDYNFQELYELLDKSAFKNLISAKNKSITTMLKTQYRSHRQIMDVVNKFYDNELRVEPQVSDQKEHGIIVKSNDGNEIINAKSSVYWIDSTFNLNGDIHFEQSEEYSTSLFNDLEINLTIETLRKLDQSIGEQEFKVKPSVAVISFYGLHVAKLQREIKKIKLHNMDLIVNTVDDFQGKEADYVIVNLVRNPERLSSTGGREFLKKYERINVAFSRARELLVIIGAQRAVQDITVQIPTVNDPSISNTYEVYADIIAKINFDGGLLTVKDIL, encoded by the coding sequence ATGGGTAAAATCATAGAAAATGATGGAACAAAAGAATTATTCTTTGATTTTTCTTATATTCAAAATGTTATGTTTAAAGATAATTTAAATCAACTTGATTTAATTATTGAGAAATTAGGCATTGAAGGTATTAATTCCTATCAAGAATTTCAAAATTTTTTAAGAAATTCAAGAATCAAACAAGCGTTTATTTGTTTAGTAGATGATAAAACAAGAAACATTGGAAAAAAAGATAATAATTCAATATATGATGCAATTATTAGACTTGAATTAAATTCAACTAGTCAATTTAAACTTCCAAAAGAGACATATTTGGGCTTTTTTGTAAATATTAATCCAAGAACTCCTTATTTAACAATTACTTCTATTTTTGAAACTCGCTTAAAACCAATTGTTCAAGAATTTGAAAGTACAATTAAAGAATCTGGAATTCAAATAATTAAGTATCAAGGTCAAATTCAACCAGATGAAATTTTAAGAAGAAATGTTTTAAATTCATCAAATATTGGCGATATTGGTAAATTGGTATCAACCTTTGAAGAAGAAAAAAATAAATGACTAAGCTATTTGGATTTTTCAACTGAACTTTTAAATATTCAAAGAAAAAACTCGCTTCCATATTTAGGATGTGAAATTGTAGAAGCAATTAAAGTAGATAAAAAAGTTCTAGATAAAAGTCTATTGGAAAAATCATATGAAAATTTTAAAACAAAAACATATGTTTATTTTCCAATTAATTTAGAAGCCCAATTAAAAAGTAAAAACATTGATTATGATTTAGTAAATGTAGTTGGTTTAGATATTTTAGTTGATGATATTCAAAAACTTGAAAGAATCAAAAAAATTAGTGAACTAGCATTAGTCCCTTTTAGAATGAATAAAGCTTTACCCCCAATTTATAGTCTTCAAAAAGATATTGAAGAAATTTTTAATTTTGAATTTGAAAAAGTTCAAGATACAAGTTCAATTGTTAATTTAAATTTAATGTTAGGTGTTCAAAACAATTCAACTAGTTTACTAAATTATTGACAAGAAAAAAGAGAAATTATTTTTGGTGGACAAAAAGATTTTGAAAGTATTCAAAAAGATTTTTCAAAAGAATTAAATGAATGAAGTATAGTTCGTCTAAATTATGAGATTGAACAAACAATTGAACTAGACTTATTTAAAGTTAAAAACAATATTGATTATTTATCTTCAGGTTATCTTGCTTTTGTTGGAATTGGAGAAGATGTTTTAATTGATAGAAGTCGTCAAGTTTTAAAAAGAATTGCAGAGGGAAATACTAAAAATCCATATCTTGTAAATTATTTATTTAATACTAAACTAGTGCAGTTAAGTGAAACAACAAACGAAAATCAAATTAGTGATGAAGATTTTAATTTCTCACTTAATTTAGAACAAAAAGAAGCAGTTAAAAAAGCATTGAATTCTAAAGATATGTTTATTTTACAAGGACCTCCTGGAACAGGAAAAACTCAAGTTATTTGTGAAATTATTTATCAGCTTGCAAAATTAAATCGCAAAGTTTTAATTTCAAGTCAAAACCATGAAGCAATTAAAAATGTAGTTGATCGTTTACCTTTTGAACCAAATATTAATCGAATTAGATTAACAAATCAATTAAATACAAAATCAAGAAGTGCAAATAATTTTTCACCTGAAAGAACAACATATAATTATTACAAATCAATTGCAAAATCAATGTTTGATGATATGGCAGTTGGTGAACAAACTATTAATGAATTTAAAATTATTGAATCAAAGTTAGAAGGTTTAATTAATAGCAGTAAAGGTTTTCATCAAAGCAATACTCAAATGAGAGATGTGCAAACTCAAATTGATGATTTAAATAATAAAATAAGTGAATTAAAAAATAATGAAATAAATACAATTCAAATTAAAAATGATTTAAAAGATGAATTACTTTATATTGATAATTTAATTGAAGTTTTAAATACATTTGATTTTAATGTTTCAATTAATATTTCAAAAAGAATTAAAGCAGCTTATGAAACAGAAATCAAATTTGATTTTGATCAGTTTATTTTAAATAACATTGATCAAAATATTGATGAAGACAATATTTTTGAAAAACTAAAAAAAGCTTGTCAATTAATAATTTTAAATGATGAAATTTTTATTGATATTCAAAAATCAAAAAAACAAGCACTTGAATTTAGAAGACAAGCTGAATTTGAATTAGCAGATAGTGAAGAACAAAAAGCAATTGGTTTTGAAAAAATTTTATATCGTAATCCTGTTGTAGTTAATTTAATTGAAATTTTAAATCGTTTTAAAAAAGTATTAGAAAATTTAAAAGTTGATATTGATTATGAATTAAATAAATTAAAAACTAATGAAAATGATGAATTACAAATTAGTGCACTGGAAATTCAAAAAAATGAATTACAAGTTACAAGACAAAAACTTGCAGCAATGGCTGGAGATAGTAATAAAGAGTTAAGAGAATTAATTAAATTTGTTAATAATAAATTTAAAATGAATTTGGGAATTACTGATGTTGATCTTGAACAACAAGTAAAAATTGAACTCGATAAATATAAAAGCAAATTAGAAATAAGTAAGCAAAAAAATACTGAGTTTAAAAGTTTTTATGAAAATGTTTCATCATATTTAAAAACAAGTTATGGAATTACAAATAATTGAGAACAAGAAATTGCAACAAAAGATTTCTCAAATCAAATGATTCAAGAAACTAAAAAATATACAAATTCAATCATTAATAATTTAGTAAATGTTTATGCAATGACTTTAACCTCAACAAATTTATTTAGATTTAATAAAGATGAATATGCCAAAAAAATGGGACTTGAAGAAATTAATTTACGTTCAATGGATGTTGATGTTGTAATTATTGATGAAGCTTCAAAAGCAACATTATTAGAAATTTTAATGCCGTTAGTTTATGGGAAAACATTAATTTTGGTTGGAGATTATCGTCAGTTACCTCCAATCTTAAAATTACAACCAAGTGATGTTGAATTAGTAAATGAAATGACAGGACAAGACTATAACTTCCAAGAATTATATGAGCTATTAGACAAGTCTGCATTTAAAAATTTAATATCTGCTAAAAATAAATCAATCACTACAATGTTAAAAACTCAATATCGAAGTCACAGACAAATCATGGATGTTGTCAATAAATTCTATGATAATGAATTGCGCGTTGAACCTCAAGTTAGTGATCAAAAAGAACACGGAATTATTGTTAAATCAAATGATGGCAATGAAATAATTAATGCTAAAAGTTCAGTTTATTGAATTGATTCAACATTTAATCTTAATGGTGATATTCATTTTGAACAAAGTGAAGAGTATTCAACAAGTTTATTTAATGATTTAGAAATTAATTTAACCATAGAGACATTAAGAAAATTGGATCAATCAATTGGTGAACAGGAATTTAAAGTAAAACCAAGTGTTGCAGTTATAAGTTTTTATGGATTACATGTTGCAAAGCTGCAAAGAGAAATTAAAAAAATAAAATTACATAATATGGATTTAATTGTCAATACAGTTGATGACTTTCAAGGTAAAGAAGCAGATTATGTAATTGTTAACTTAGTTAGAAATCCAGAAAGGCTTTCTTCAACTGGGGGAAGAGAATTTTTGAAAAAATATGAACGTATTAATGTTGCATTCAGTCGTGCAAGAGAATTATTAGTTATAATTGGAGCACAGCGTGCTGTTCAAGATATAACTGTACAAATTCCAACAGTTAATGATCCAAGTATTTCAAATACTTATGAAGTTTATGCAGACATCATTGCCAAAATTAATTTTGATGGTGGGCTATTAACTGTAAAAGATATTTTATAG
- a CDS encoding AAA family ATPase: MSVKREMNQLKNLIGIKKAIIIEGNVDDIYEFEGKYINIHEYLMNIFEQKKYSDRFIYDRNTGIRGQKISNLILTSAEQKNEGQSAADDFEELFGNNAGSSSGEEQTSIKKPIEFFSVLNKNLNREDDRKIGFLADYTDFVFSDQSLDIDDRSVLTEFSKSLKESKFVISKIDNLTNCVVFLTKKINQLPPSLYLDNPEILIFTLPKPSRDERHEFLATVKSRIQVTDIATEFENIVDATEGWTIKELSHFVRFSCNFNQPIAFNKMFNIYNYGEKSSPWEDLNYEKMINIKEELKRRVIGQDDAIEKVSKVIYKAYTGLTGITYSSKRTKPKGTLFFVGPTGTGKTELAKAITSFLFNDEANLIRFDMSEYGQDNADQKLIGAPPGYVGFEGGGQLTNAVKEKPFSVILFDEIEKASPKIFDKFLQILEDGRLTDNTGQTVSFSESFIIFTSNIGAAEVSPNQHKDDVYKEFIQKVQHHFTHELNRPELLGRFGNNIVPFNFIKDKSLKAGIVKQKVKPIQIAIYEKYKAELHIDLSSDEILNVVLKDADERRGGRDVLNSLETNLVDPLSEFIFENLQALKPGSKIQTSVQEDKLIFKLNV; encoded by the coding sequence ATGAGTGTAAAAAGAGAAATGAATCAACTTAAGAATTTGATCGGTATTAAAAAAGCCATTATAATCGAAGGAAATGTTGATGACATATATGAATTTGAAGGTAAGTATATTAATATTCATGAATATTTAATGAATATCTTTGAGCAAAAAAAATATAGTGATCGCTTTATATATGATCGCAATACTGGAATTAGAGGACAAAAAATAAGTAATTTAATTCTTACAAGTGCTGAGCAAAAAAATGAAGGCCAAAGTGCAGCAGATGATTTTGAAGAATTATTTGGCAATAATGCAGGCTCAAGTAGTGGAGAAGAACAAACATCAATTAAAAAACCAATTGAATTTTTTAGTGTTTTAAATAAAAATTTAAATCGTGAAGATGATCGCAAAATTGGATTTTTAGCAGATTATACTGATTTTGTTTTTAGTGATCAATCTTTAGATATAGATGATCGTAGTGTTTTAACAGAATTTTCAAAATCATTGAAGGAATCAAAATTTGTAATTTCAAAAATTGATAATTTAACAAATTGTGTTGTCTTTTTAACTAAAAAAATTAATCAATTACCTCCAAGTTTATACTTAGATAATCCTGAAATTTTAATTTTTACTTTGCCAAAGCCAAGTCGAGATGAAAGACATGAATTTTTAGCAACAGTAAAATCAAGAATTCAAGTAACAGATATTGCAACTGAGTTTGAAAATATAGTTGATGCAACTGAAGGCTGAACTATTAAAGAATTATCTCATTTTGTAAGATTTTCATGTAATTTTAATCAACCAATTGCCTTTAATAAGATGTTTAATATTTACAATTATGGAGAAAAATCTTCTCCGTGAGAAGATTTAAATTATGAAAAAATGATCAATATTAAAGAAGAATTAAAAAGAAGAGTTATTGGTCAAGATGATGCAATTGAAAAAGTGTCAAAAGTAATCTATAAAGCATATACTGGATTAACAGGAATAACTTATTCTTCAAAAAGAACAAAACCAAAAGGAACATTATTTTTTGTTGGTCCAACTGGAACAGGAAAGACTGAACTTGCAAAAGCAATTACGTCATTTTTATTCAATGATGAAGCAAATCTAATTCGTTTTGATATGTCAGAATATGGACAAGATAATGCAGATCAAAAATTAATAGGAGCGCCTCCTGGTTATGTTGGTTTTGAAGGTGGGGGACAATTGACAAATGCTGTTAAAGAAAAACCATTTTCAGTTATTTTATTTGATGAAATTGAAAAAGCTAGTCCAAAAATCTTTGATAAGTTTTTACAAATTTTAGAAGATGGAAGATTGACAGACAATACTGGTCAAACTGTAAGTTTTAGTGAATCATTTATTATTTTTACATCAAATATTGGTGCAGCTGAAGTTTCACCAAATCAACATAAAGATGATGTTTACAAAGAATTTATTCAAAAAGTTCAACATCACTTTACTCATGAACTAAATCGTCCAGAATTATTGGGAAGATTTGGAAATAATATTGTACCATTTAACTTTATTAAAGATAAATCATTAAAAGCTGGAATTGTAAAACAAAAAGTAAAACCAATTCAAATAGCTATTTATGAAAAATATAAGGCTGAATTGCATATTGATTTAAGCAGTGATGAAATATTAAATGTAGTTTTAAAAGATGCAGATGAAAGACGTGGTGGAAGAGATGTTTTAAATTCTCTTGAAACTAACTTAGTCGATCCACTTTCAGAATTTATCTTTGAAAATTTACAAGCCCTTAAACCTGGATCAAAAATACAGACTTCTGTTCAAGAAGATAAATTAATATTTAAATTAAATGTCTAA
- a CDS encoding 4Fe-4S single cluster domain-containing protein, whose product MNSEIEGPGTRFVIWFQGCTIGCNGCSNQELLALEPKFFIPTNLIFEKILEAKELFNIEGLTLLGGEPFLQPEALKEIVDFCVKENLTVICFTGYLYEKLLEEYGDVLSKIDILIDGPFIMRQLDIKRRLIGSKNQRVWKLTNRYKDCDYFEQPHSEVEIQLYNERMSMNGDGVVFDNEKGEFIFKVK is encoded by the coding sequence ATGAATAGTGAAATTGAAGGTCCTGGAACTAGATTTGTAATTTGGTTTCAAGGATGTACCATTGGATGTAATGGATGTTCTAATCAAGAATTACTTGCTTTAGAGCCAAAATTCTTTATTCCAACAAACTTAATTTTTGAAAAAATATTAGAAGCAAAAGAATTGTTTAATATTGAAGGATTAACTTTATTAGGGGGAGAACCTTTTTTACAACCAGAAGCTTTAAAAGAAATTGTTGACTTTTGTGTAAAAGAAAATTTAACAGTTATATGTTTTACTGGTTATTTATATGAAAAATTACTAGAAGAATATGGAGATGTGCTTTCAAAGATTGATATTTTAATTGATGGTCCATTTATAATGAGACAATTAGACATAAAGAGAAGATTAATTGGAAGTAAAAATCAAAGAGTTTGGAAACTAACTAATCGCTATAAAGATTGTGATTATTTCGAACAACCTCATTCTGAAGTTGAAATTCAACTTTATAATGAACGAATGTCTATGAATGGCGATGGAGTTGTTTTTGATAATGAAAAAGGTGAATTTATTTTTAAAGTAAAATAA
- a CDS encoding nitroreductase family protein, which translates to MTKSLELLNSRRSAKRFVSDFTLTDEQINELLESIRLAPSSFGMEPFRALFISNKEIREELLAPWWDQPGVTTSSGMLIWITPSLELIENELIESQNKRNIPDGFENIREFMVAGLKNVWTQHEMNSNEWSSRQAYISLGTVLNTAEEMGIDLCPSEGFDPKAVAAVLEKHGLMDSKKEKVVVGSFVGKVDENQEFHHFFSKTRKPASESYKIVK; encoded by the coding sequence ATGACAAAAAGTTTAGAATTATTAAACAGCAGAAGATCTGCTAAAAGATTTGTTAGTGATTTTACATTAACAGACGAACAAATTAACGAATTATTAGAATCAATTAGATTAGCACCATCATCATTTGGTATGGAACCATTTAGAGCATTATTTATCTCAAATAAAGAAATTAGAGAAGAATTATTGGCACCATGATGAGATCAACCTGGAGTTACAACTTCAAGTGGGATGTTAATTTGAATTACACCATCATTAGAATTAATTGAAAATGAATTAATTGAATCTCAAAACAAAAGAAATATTCCTGATGGATTTGAAAACATTAGAGAATTTATGGTTGCTGGATTAAAAAATGTTTGAACACAACACGAAATGAATTCAAATGAATGATCATCAAGACAAGCATATATTTCACTTGGTACTGTATTAAATACAGCAGAAGAAATGGGAATTGATTTATGTCCTTCAGAAGGATTTGATCCTAAAGCTGTTGCTGCAGTTCTTGAAAAACATGGATTAATGGATTCTAAAAAAGAAAAAGTTGTTGTTGGATCATTTGTTGGAAAAGTTGATGAAAATCAAGAATTCCACCATTTCTTTAGTAAAACAAGAAAACCAGCATCAGAATCATACAAAATCGTTAAATAA
- a CDS encoding MFS transporter produces the protein MVETNYQHQKIADITVSSLFCALIITVNLFLKNTIGFDISIYLIMITTIYFKKKISFNIMIASTILSLFFNGDVIYFGATFLSNVFIWLITIGSRILFYNFRIFQYLSIIIFSIFKYLLIYVFWSVYADNQTAIAMYIVYSLEMHVQFIAYFIFPILLASKIDDIFKGICNMNASYFNTKITNKFQEEDSQMTFSNEKRHFNTQLAVLMFSIMFMCAYLAFTPYMLAITFGDPRYSLLVLVVPIGITFFAPVWIRLKKKIGNKKAITNNWIGLTLAACFTFIPYAINSDNLHIKVMMIIGLVMFSIFIAAIMPMNMEMIRSYLRRNDIKLNFKMIMSLSSIPLLAAVFLADFYLEQKYIPAILFISIGLVTTLMLVFNKNILDKPNVLDINREGFKTLKKNKLFFANIICTNYFFGIAKFFEFTLVFLMFIDIENWKLSLDISNIGLYIACAFIIKYFAQFLARLFKITEANNVKLVYIGTALVAVAVLFVLSFFIALNFSTSISQIHYIISILATSFVVSFGATLIDKTRGEYIRHTVKENEYGAAMILDHVGGHALFSTIISLLFAVTMLFITLNITSMIVFWSICFAIIIILFMINALVIMKKQLKYSQNDDKKNIEQL, from the coding sequence ATGGTTGAAACTAATTATCAGCATCAAAAAATTGCTGACATTACTGTTTCGTCATTATTTTGTGCGTTAATAATAACAGTAAATTTATTTTTAAAAAATACTATTGGATTTGATATTTCAATTTATTTAATAATGATTACTACAATCTACTTTAAAAAGAAAATATCTTTCAATATTATGATAGCTTCAACAATATTGTCATTATTTTTTAATGGTGATGTTATTTATTTTGGAGCAACATTTTTATCAAATGTTTTTATTTGACTAATAACAATAGGTTCACGAATTTTATTTTATAATTTTAGAATCTTTCAATATTTATCAATTATTATATTTAGTATTTTCAAATATTTATTAATTTATGTATTTTGATCAGTATATGCAGATAATCAAACTGCTATTGCAATGTACATAGTTTATTCTTTGGAGATGCACGTTCAATTTATTGCATATTTTATTTTTCCAATATTATTAGCATCAAAAATTGATGATATTTTTAAAGGAATATGTAATATGAATGCAAGTTATTTTAATACTAAAATAACAAATAAGTTTCAAGAGGAGGATAGTCAAATGACTTTTTCTAATGAGAAAAGACATTTTAATACACAATTAGCAGTCTTGATGTTTTCAATAATGTTTATGTGTGCATATCTTGCTTTTACTCCTTATATGTTGGCAATAACATTTGGAGATCCAAGATATAGTTTATTAGTTTTAGTTGTACCAATTGGAATTACTTTTTTTGCTCCAGTTTGAATAAGACTAAAAAAGAAGATTGGAAACAAAAAAGCAATTACAAATAACTGAATTGGCTTAACATTAGCTGCATGTTTTACATTTATTCCTTATGCAATTAATTCAGATAATCTACATATTAAAGTAATGATGATTATTGGTTTAGTCATGTTTTCAATATTTATTGCAGCAATTATGCCTATGAATATGGAAATGATTCGCAGTTATTTAAGAAGAAATGATATTAAATTGAACTTTAAAATGATAATGTCATTAAGTTCAATTCCATTATTAGCAGCTGTTTTTTTAGCAGATTTCTACTTAGAACAAAAATACATTCCAGCGATTTTATTTATATCAATTGGATTAGTTACTACATTAATGCTAGTTTTTAATAAAAATATTTTAGATAAGCCCAATGTTTTAGATATTAATCGTGAAGGATTTAAAACCTTAAAGAAAAACAAGTTGTTTTTTGCAAATATAATTTGTACAAATTACTTCTTTGGAATTGCTAAATTTTTTGAATTTACATTAGTATTTTTAATGTTTATAGATATTGAAAATTGAAAATTGAGTTTAGATATCAGTAATATTGGTTTATATATTGCTTGTGCATTTATAATTAAATATTTTGCACAATTCTTAGCAAGACTATTTAAAATTACAGAAGCAAATAATGTAAAGTTAGTTTACATTGGAACAGCATTGGTTGCTGTTGCAGTATTATTTGTTTTAAGTTTTTTTATAGCACTTAATTTCTCAACTTCAATTTCACAAATCCATTATATTATTTCAATTCTTGCAACAAGTTTTGTTGTCAGTTTTGGAGCAACTTTAATTGACAAAACCAGGGGAGAATATATTAGACATACAGTAAAAGAAAATGAATATGGAGCTGCTATGATTTTAGATCATGTTGGGGGACATGCCTTGTTTTCAACAATTATTAGTCTCTTATTTGCAGTTACAATGCTATTTATTACTTTAAACATTACTAGTATGATAGTATTTTGATCAATATGTTTTGCAATTATAATAATTTTATTTATGATTAATGCATTAGTAATAATGAAAAAACAGTTAAAATATTCACAAAATGATGATAAAAAAAATATTGAACAATTATAG